The following proteins are co-located in the Colletotrichum lupini chromosome 4, complete sequence genome:
- a CDS encoding FAD binding domain-containing protein, which produces MSRPFNKVVIVGAGPSGLLLALLLSKHGIPVHILEAQDHLDQQPRAAHYGPAAIPDLKRAGILEEVRRRGMTLNKFVWRRLDGHGVITGFDAGVLRDVDGEDLRTTCLVLQELDQLMLDEFLNKYNGTISWEHRVVGLGQDEARAWVDVETPGSDGEKQKEKKRIEADYIIGCDGANSAIRKGLFGDEYPGWTWDQQIVATNTYYDFAGKFGFDDANFIIHPDHFFMAAKITSDGLYRVTYGEKPNLSHEELQARQQEKFRTMLPGHPGPDEYKVVNFAPYKMHQRCAPRFRVGRFMLAADAAHLCNPWGGLGITGGFVDVGGLYDCLAGIWDGVADEGILDLYSEKRREKWKTIIDPISQENFRRVSDADPGTRLERDGFMQMCVRAEKDPVFMKELMMGSFEVRYDFTQHYKKVNGQ; this is translated from the exons ATGAGTCGTCCGTTCAACAAA GTCGTGATTGTCGGGGCTGGCCCCTCCGGTCTCCTACTCGCCTTACTGCTGTCCAAGCACGGCATTCCCGTTCACATCCTCGAGGCCCAGGACCACCTCGACCAGCAACCGCGCGCCGCCCACTACGGTCCCGCCGCCATTCCCGATCTCAAGCGAGCAGGGATCTTGGAGGAAGTCCGCCGCCGCGGCATGACGCTGAACAAGTTTGTATGGCGCCGGCTCGACGGCCACGGCGTCATCACCGGGTTCGATGCGGGCGTGCTCCGCGACGTCGACGGCGAGGATCTGAGGACCACGTGCCTCGTCCTACAAGAGCTTGACCAGCTCATGCTCGACGAGTTTTTGAACAAGTACAACGGTACCATCAGCTGGGAGCACCGCGTCGTCGGTCTCGGACAGGATGAGGCCCGCGCCTGGGTCGACGTCGAGACACCCGGGTCCGATGGGGAGAAacaaaaggagaagaagcggATCGAAGCTGATTACATTATCGGCTGCGACGGCGCCAACAGCGCCATCCGCAAGGGCCTCTTCGGAGACGAGTATCCCGGCTGGACGTGGGATCAGCAGATCGTCGCGACGAACACGTACTACGACTTTGCGGGGAAATTCGGCTTCGACGACGCAAACTTCATCATCCATCCGGACCATTTCTTCATGGCGGCCAAGATCACGAGTGACGGCCTGTACCGCGTGACTTACGGCGAGAAGCCGAACCTCTCGCACGAGGAGCTCCAAGCGCGCCAGCAGGAAAAGTTTAGGACGATGCTGCCGGGCCACCCGGGGCCCGACGAGTACAAAGTGGTCAACTTTGCGCCGTACAAGATGCATCAGCGGTGCGCTCCGCGGTTCCGTGTGGGCCGGTTCATGCTGGCGGCGGACGCGGCGCACTTGTGTAACCCCTGGGGCGGGCTGGGGATCACGGGCGGGTTCGTCGATGTCGGCGGGTTGTACGACTGTCTTGCGGGGATATGGGACGGGGTGGCGGACGAGGGGATACTCGATTTGTATAGCGAGAAGAGGCGGGAGAAGTGGAAGACGATTATCGACCCGATATCGCAGGAGAACTTTAGGAGGGTGTCGGATGCGGATCCGGGGACGAGGTTGGAGAGGGATGGGTTCATGCAGATGTGTGTGCGGGCTGAGAAGGATCCGGTGTTTATGAAGGAGTTGATGATGGGGAGCTTCGAGGTGAGGTACGATTTTACGCAGCATTATAAGAAGGTCAATGGGCAGTAG